A genomic region of Candidatus Anaeroferrophillus wilburensis contains the following coding sequences:
- a CDS encoding methyltransferase, with amino-acid sequence MPTTPSGQSTVTTEVLPAEQLSIQQPKSGYRYNMDPFLLADAVTLETGTNVLDLGTGVGVIPLLLARRFPSAGPFTGIEIQPELANLAQNNTILNKLQNRITIHHGDYRFSQNIAPPASFATVITNPPYYQKQQGRLNQCRQKAIARHEITTDLTSLATTSAYFLKPNGRIFVIYPAERLSSLLAAFTKQKLIPKQLQCIHPRPDEPAELVILTARKNGREGLEIAAPRVIQS; translated from the coding sequence ATGCCCACAACTCCCAGCGGCCAGTCAACCGTCACCACTGAAGTGCTCCCGGCAGAACAACTGTCCATCCAGCAGCCAAAAAGTGGCTACCGCTACAATATGGACCCTTTCCTGCTGGCCGACGCGGTCACCTTGGAAACCGGCACTAACGTTCTTGATCTGGGCACCGGCGTAGGCGTTATTCCCCTCCTCCTGGCCCGACGTTTTCCCTCTGCTGGACCATTCACAGGTATCGAAATCCAGCCGGAACTTGCGAACCTGGCCCAAAACAACACCATTCTCAACAAGCTACAGAATCGGATTACCATTCACCATGGCGATTACCGCTTCTCTCAGAACATTGCTCCGCCGGCCTCCTTTGCCACGGTGATCACCAATCCTCCTTATTACCAAAAACAACAGGGACGCCTCAACCAGTGCCGCCAAAAAGCCATCGCCCGCCATGAAATCACCACCGATCTGACTTCCCTGGCGACAACGTCGGCCTATTTTCTCAAACCCAATGGCCGGATTTTTGTTATCTACCCGGCTGAGCGCCTCTCCTCGCTGCTGGCTGCCTTTACCAAACAGAAGCTCATACCAAAACAACTGCAATGCATCCATCCCCGGCCTGATGAGCCAGCCGAACTGGTTATCCTGACAGCCCGCAAAAACGGCAGGGAGGGACTGGAGATTGCCGCTCCGCGAGTTATCCAGTCATAA
- a CDS encoding DUF1015 domain-containing protein, translated as MPIIKPFSGTYYNPDHISDLSAVVAPPYDVISTTDREKLLQKDPHNIIRLILGKSAQEKGKPRQDEEYRQAATTLAAWREKAILVADRKPALYYLEEEFTILGITYCRKGFIGLLQLTGLPHNAVLPHEKTMSGPKEDRLKLMTHCQANFSQILTLYDDPDFIVERELQQHRETELPFIDLSGHEGIDRRLWQVTDPAAISRIQAVLAPQSLFIADGHHRFETAMQYRQLRLQQEPRADGREPYNYVMVYCSNTASSDLAILPTHRQVSGYPKLDPASFIEKAGKLFQLTPLELQERSPEAMAKTLLDTLKTEQQGTRLVAVVGNRPDCYLLSLTPEKRASLMENLPAALASLDVSVLHHLLFGQALQISAADMETQRYTSFTQDAAAAVASVMGGENQLAVLLRPTAIEQVKQVAAAGEKMPQKSTFFYPKLVTGLLLYLFS; from the coding sequence GTGCCGATCATTAAACCATTTTCCGGAACCTATTATAATCCCGACCACATCAGCGACCTTTCAGCAGTTGTCGCCCCCCCATACGATGTCATTTCCACCACCGACAGGGAAAAACTGCTGCAAAAAGACCCCCATAATATCATTCGCCTTATCCTGGGGAAAAGCGCCCAGGAAAAAGGTAAACCCCGGCAGGATGAAGAATATCGTCAGGCGGCAACAACCTTGGCTGCATGGCGGGAAAAAGCAATTCTGGTTGCCGACCGGAAACCGGCGCTTTACTACCTTGAAGAAGAATTCACCATCCTTGGTATCACCTACTGCCGAAAAGGTTTTATCGGCCTGCTGCAGCTGACCGGCCTCCCCCACAATGCTGTTTTGCCCCATGAAAAAACCATGAGCGGCCCCAAGGAGGACCGCTTGAAACTGATGACCCATTGTCAAGCCAATTTCAGCCAGATTTTAACTCTCTATGACGATCCTGATTTCATTGTCGAACGGGAGCTGCAGCAGCATCGTGAAACCGAACTGCCGTTCATTGATCTGAGCGGCCATGAGGGTATCGATCGACGTCTGTGGCAGGTTACTGATCCGGCAGCTATCAGCCGGATTCAGGCGGTTCTGGCCCCCCAGTCGCTCTTCATTGCCGATGGCCACCACCGCTTTGAAACCGCCATGCAGTACCGGCAGTTGAGGCTGCAGCAGGAACCCCGGGCAGACGGCCGGGAGCCTTACAACTATGTCATGGTTTACTGTTCCAATACCGCCAGCAGTGATCTGGCTATTCTGCCGACCCATCGGCAGGTTTCCGGTTATCCAAAGCTGGACCCCGCTTCATTTATTGAAAAGGCCGGAAAACTGTTCCAACTTACACCTCTTGAGCTTCAGGAACGGTCGCCGGAGGCCATGGCAAAAACGTTATTGGACACGTTGAAAACGGAACAGCAGGGCACCAGGTTGGTAGCCGTTGTCGGCAACCGCCCCGACTGCTACCTGCTTTCATTAACCCCGGAGAAACGGGCATCGCTGATGGAAAACCTGCCTGCCGCCCTTGCTTCTCTGGATGTTTCCGTTCTTCACCACCTGCTTTTCGGACAGGCACTGCAGATCAGTGCCGCTGACATGGAAACGCAGCGTTACACCAGCTTTACCCAGGATGCGGCCGCTGCGGTGGCCTCGGTCATGGGCGGCGAAAACCAGCTGGCGGTATTGCTCCGTCCAACAGCGATCGAGCAGGTAAAACAGGTTGCCGCGGCCGGCGAAAAAATGCCGCAGAAGTCCACCTTCTTCTATCCAAAGCTGGTGACCGGCCTGCTTCTTTACCTCTTCAGCTAG
- the trxA gene encoding thioredoxin — protein MSAEFIGHLNDDNFAAEIEQSEVPILIDFYATWCGPCTAMAPVLEEFAREQEGKIKVFKINVDENPKTPAKYGVRGIPTLILFAKGKEVNKIVGMAPKDHLENMLNSAQ, from the coding sequence ATGTCGGCTGAATTTATCGGACACTTGAATGATGACAACTTTGCTGCTGAGATCGAGCAGTCTGAAGTTCCCATACTGATTGATTTTTATGCCACCTGGTGTGGACCTTGCACCGCTATGGCCCCGGTTCTGGAAGAATTTGCCCGGGAGCAGGAAGGTAAGATAAAGGTGTTTAAAATCAATGTTGATGAAAACCCCAAAACTCCGGCAAAATACGGTGTCCGCGGCATCCCGACACTGATTCTTTTTGCCAAGGGGAAAGAAGTCAACAAGATTGTCGGCATGGCACCGAAAGATCACCTGGAAAACATGCTTAACAGTGCGCAATAA
- a CDS encoding TlpA family protein disulfide reductase, translating into MAMATTNERKPLLTIVLFLILISFCSCGQSSGPEEKKGKLAPDFSLTSFAGKKLTRDSLNGKVVILDFWATWCPPCRAAIPHLVELDKEYRDRGLVIIGVSLDRGGKEEVADFARRNQMDYDLALGIDNAILKSFGEISSIPTMIVLNQKSEIVFRAVGFNNEIAQAIDDKIIELLQ; encoded by the coding sequence ATGGCCATGGCTACCACCAACGAGCGCAAACCGCTGTTAACCATCGTCCTCTTCCTTATCCTGATCAGCTTCTGCTCCTGCGGCCAATCGTCCGGCCCAGAGGAAAAAAAAGGCAAGCTGGCACCTGATTTTTCGCTGACCTCCTTTGCGGGCAAGAAACTTACCCGGGATTCTTTGAATGGCAAGGTAGTCATCCTTGATTTCTGGGCCACCTGGTGCCCCCCCTGCCGGGCGGCAATTCCCCATCTGGTGGAACTGGATAAAGAGTATCGCGACCGGGGACTGGTTATCATCGGAGTCAGCCTTGACCGCGGCGGCAAGGAAGAAGTTGCTGATTTTGCCCGCCGAAACCAGATGGACTACGACCTTGCCCTGGGAATTGACAACGCCATCCTTAAGTCCTTTGGTGAAATCAGCTCCATTCCAACCATGATTGTCCTCAACCAGAAATCAGAAATTGTTTTCAGGGCGGTTGGCTTCAATAACGAGATCGCCCAGGCCATTGACGATAAAATCATTGAGCTTTTGCAGTAA
- a CDS encoding endonuclease III domain-containing protein: protein MATPGADCRPALLFQELAAAYGPQHWWPADTVAETIIGAILTQNTTWSNVERVLGILRQEQLLDFGRLTSLSHAQLAPLIRASGYYNQKSRRLQEFGRRLHNDFGSLKRLAALPTGELRQWLLAVNGIGKETADSILLYAFQRPVFVVDAYTTRIFSRHAMVAHQATYDQIQDYLHANLQPRARIYNEFHALLVRVGKDYCKKRQPACAACPLDTLLPREEV from the coding sequence ATAGCAACCCCCGGGGCAGACTGCCGACCGGCATTACTTTTCCAGGAACTTGCGGCAGCCTATGGCCCCCAGCATTGGTGGCCGGCTGACACGGTTGCCGAAACCATTATCGGGGCTATTCTCACCCAGAATACCACCTGGTCCAATGTTGAGCGGGTCCTTGGCATTTTGCGCCAGGAGCAGCTGCTGGATTTTGGCCGGCTGACCTCTCTCAGCCATGCGCAGCTGGCTCCCCTGATCCGTGCTTCCGGCTATTACAACCAAAAATCCCGGCGCCTCCAGGAATTCGGCCGACGGCTGCACAACGATTTCGGTTCTCTCAAACGGCTGGCAGCTTTACCGACCGGCGAACTCAGGCAGTGGTTGCTGGCCGTTAATGGTATTGGCAAGGAAACTGCCGACAGCATTCTGCTCTATGCTTTCCAGCGGCCGGTCTTTGTCGTTGATGCCTACACCACCAGGATTTTCAGCCGCCATGCTATGGTTGCTCACCAGGCAACCTATGATCAGATACAGGACTATCTGCATGCCAACCTGCAACCCAGAGCTCGAATCTATAACGAATTTCACGCCCTGTTGGTCCGGGTCGGCAAGGATTACTGTAAAAAACGGCAGCCGGCATGTGCCGCCTGCCCCCTGGACACACTTCTCCCCCGAGAAGAAGTGTGA
- a CDS encoding pyruvate, phosphate dikinase, whose protein sequence is MAEKYVFTFGNGAAEGNSSMKNLLGGKGANLAEMTSIGIPVPSGFTISTEACVHFYQHHNQYPDGLTEQVQDAIAKTEAIMERRFGSPDNPLLFSVRSGARVSMPGMMDTVLNLGLNDDTIKGIIRQSGNERFAYDSYRRFIQMYGNVVLGIDGEKLEELLEEMKEKRGVKQDTELDALDLKELVGLLKERVRELTGSDFPEDPAAQLWGAISAVFKSWETKRAITYRRLNNIPDHWGTAVNVQSMVFGNMGDDCATGVAFTRDPSTGENYFFGEFLVNAQGEDVVAGIRTPQPINNVGKTDQSLPSLEEVMPPLYQELVTIYQKLEQHYHDMQDIEFTIERGKLWLLQTRNGKRTVKAAVKIAVDMVNEGLISKKEAILRIDPQQLDQMLHPTLDPDAPRTQLAKGLPASPGAACGEVVFSADEAEALNAEGKKVILVRIETSPEDIHGMHAAQGILTSRGGMTSHAAVVARGMGKCCVAGCGDVVVNYSGDFFKVGKSVVKKGDIITLDGSTGELFLGTIPTIEPGLTGEFGIFMDWVDETRRLKVRTNADTPHDSAVARNFGAEGIGLCRTEHMFFEEDRIMAVREMILASDLAGREKALAKILPMQKSDFIGIFTAMEGLPVTIRLLDPPLHEFLPHTDHELKELSQSMGIPFETLKQRTAGLHEFNPMLGHRGCRLGISFPEIYLMQVRAIMEAACELVKGPQLSVIPEIMIPLVVDVRELRILKEKIITICDETIGRYGVTLDYLIGTMIELPRAAITADEIAKEAEFFSFGTNDLTQTTYGLSRDDAGKFLKDYLDQGIFAVDPFVSIDIDGVGALVEMGVTKGRTTRPDLKVGICGEHGGEPASVEFCHRTGLNYVSCSPYRVPIARLAAAQAALKE, encoded by the coding sequence ATGGCAGAAAAATATGTTTTCACGTTTGGCAATGGCGCTGCTGAGGGCAACAGCTCGATGAAAAATCTGCTGGGCGGCAAAGGAGCCAATCTGGCAGAAATGACCAGCATCGGCATCCCGGTGCCCTCTGGTTTTACCATCAGCACCGAAGCCTGTGTCCATTTTTATCAGCACCACAACCAATACCCTGACGGCCTGACGGAGCAGGTACAGGACGCCATTGCCAAAACCGAAGCAATCATGGAGCGGCGCTTTGGTTCTCCGGACAATCCATTACTTTTCTCGGTCCGCTCCGGTGCCCGGGTTTCCATGCCCGGCATGATGGATACCGTCCTCAACCTGGGTCTCAATGATGACACCATCAAGGGAATCATCAGGCAGTCAGGTAATGAGCGCTTTGCGTATGACAGCTATCGCCGCTTCATCCAGATGTACGGCAATGTTGTTCTTGGCATTGATGGGGAAAAACTGGAAGAACTCCTGGAAGAAATGAAGGAGAAAAGGGGCGTTAAACAGGACACGGAACTGGACGCCTTGGATCTTAAAGAACTGGTGGGCCTGCTGAAGGAGAGGGTGCGGGAATTGACCGGCAGTGATTTCCCTGAAGATCCCGCAGCCCAGCTGTGGGGGGCGATTTCAGCCGTTTTCAAATCCTGGGAAACCAAGCGGGCAATCACCTACCGCCGGCTGAACAATATTCCGGACCACTGGGGAACCGCAGTCAACGTCCAGTCCATGGTCTTCGGCAATATGGGAGATGACTGCGCCACCGGGGTGGCCTTCACCCGGGATCCCTCCACCGGTGAAAACTACTTTTTCGGTGAATTTCTCGTCAACGCCCAAGGCGAAGATGTGGTCGCCGGCATCCGCACTCCCCAACCGATCAATAATGTGGGCAAGACCGACCAATCCCTGCCTTCGCTGGAAGAGGTGATGCCGCCGCTCTACCAGGAACTGGTAACCATCTATCAAAAGCTGGAGCAGCATTATCATGATATGCAGGATATCGAGTTTACCATTGAAAGAGGAAAGCTCTGGCTTCTGCAGACCAGGAACGGCAAGCGAACCGTCAAGGCAGCCGTCAAGATCGCCGTTGATATGGTCAACGAAGGGCTGATCAGCAAAAAGGAAGCTATTTTGCGCATTGATCCCCAACAGCTGGATCAGATGCTCCACCCCACCCTCGACCCCGATGCGCCCCGGACCCAGTTGGCAAAAGGGCTGCCCGCCTCCCCGGGGGCCGCCTGTGGGGAGGTTGTTTTCTCCGCCGATGAGGCGGAAGCGCTGAATGCCGAGGGGAAAAAGGTTATTCTGGTACGCATCGAAACATCGCCTGAAGACATCCACGGCATGCATGCGGCCCAGGGTATTCTGACCTCCCGGGGCGGTATGACCTCCCATGCGGCGGTTGTTGCCCGGGGGATGGGCAAATGCTGTGTCGCCGGTTGCGGTGACGTGGTGGTGAACTACAGCGGTGATTTCTTCAAGGTCGGCAAATCGGTGGTCAAAAAAGGCGATATTATTACCCTTGATGGGTCAACCGGTGAGCTGTTCCTGGGCACCATCCCCACCATTGAACCAGGGCTGACCGGAGAATTCGGTATCTTTATGGACTGGGTTGACGAAACCCGCCGCCTGAAGGTCCGCACCAACGCTGACACCCCCCATGACTCAGCTGTGGCCCGCAATTTCGGCGCGGAGGGCATCGGTTTGTGCCGCACTGAGCATATGTTCTTTGAGGAAGACCGGATCATGGCCGTCCGGGAGATGATTCTGGCCTCTGATCTGGCCGGCCGGGAAAAAGCATTAGCCAAGATTCTGCCGATGCAGAAAAGCGATTTCATCGGCATCTTTACCGCCATGGAAGGTCTGCCGGTAACCATCCGGCTCCTTGATCCACCCCTGCACGAGTTTCTTCCCCACACCGACCACGAATTGAAAGAGCTTTCCCAATCCATGGGGATACCCTTTGAAACGCTTAAACAGCGAACCGCCGGCCTGCACGAATTCAATCCCATGCTGGGACATCGCGGCTGCCGGCTGGGCATCTCCTTCCCGGAAATTTATCTCATGCAGGTCCGGGCGATCATGGAGGCGGCCTGCGAGCTGGTGAAAGGTCCGCAGCTTTCCGTCATTCCGGAAATTATGATTCCCCTGGTTGTCGACGTCAGAGAACTACGGATTCTGAAAGAAAAAATTATCACCATCTGCGATGAAACCATCGGCCGTTACGGAGTTACCCTCGACTACCTGATCGGTACCATGATCGAACTGCCCCGGGCAGCCATTACCGCCGATGAGATCGCCAAGGAAGCTGAATTCTTCTCGTTCGGCACCAATGACCTGACCCAGACCACCTATGGACTCAGCCGTGACGACGCCGGAAAATTTCTCAAAGATTATCTTGATCAGGGTATTTTCGCCGTTGATCCGTTTGTTTCCATTGATATTGACGGCGTCGGCGCCTTGGTGGAAATGGGCGTTACCAAGGGCAGAACGACCCGCCCGGATCTCAAGGTGGGCATCTGTGGCGAACATGGTGGCGAGCCGGCATCGGTGGAATTCTGCCATCGCACTGGCCTCAACTATGTGAGCTGTTCTCCCTACCGGGTACCCATTGCCAGACTGGCGGCGGCCCAGGCGGCCTTGAAGGAGTAG
- a CDS encoding glycine--tRNA ligase subunit beta, with translation MPHDFLLEIGMEEIPAGFLTKAYTDLATLTAGLLERQRLSYETIRIMGTPRRLAVYVSSLADRQEDRVIENLGPSRKVAYDAEGKPTKAAVGFARGQGIDLDQLEIATTEKGDYLCARKKETGLATVDILAAALPGFVQNIPFRKSMRWKDLDLRFARPVHWLLALFGKTVIPFDFGELQSENCSHGHRFMAPGPFAIDHPAHYLDLCRQAKVIVDPTERKAMIKEQLLAIEQQVDGTIIADDDLLETVTNLVEYPDATCGTFEEQFLRLPDEVLITVMRHHQKYFSIRNRQGELMPHFVTINNTVAHDRQLVIAGNERVLRARLNDANFFYQDDLKVDLESFVERLKNVVFQAKLGTSYEKMTRFRSLAEDLAVRLCPAKKERVSRTALLCKADLESSMVYEFADLQGIMGREYARAAKEHPDVSRGIYEHYLPVAAGGALPTEDCGALVSIADKIDTIVGCFGIGLLPTGGADPYALRRQALGIIHIISDRQYELDLSWLVEKSLVLLAEKIDRPAQQVAQEVLEFIKGRLFNNLTAKGIPAGVVEAVLHDGVSDLVEAGNKIAALDLFRHRDDFELLLVAFKRVMNIIKDASPAAQINEQLFEEEAEQQLHQAFLQIDAACRQAIADRDYPRALATMAELKPTVDQFFDQVMVMAEDETVKKNRLALLQAIATMFKQVADFARL, from the coding sequence ATGCCCCATGATTTTTTACTGGAAATCGGGATGGAAGAGATTCCAGCCGGTTTCCTGACCAAAGCATATACTGATCTGGCGACCCTCACTGCCGGTCTCCTGGAACGGCAACGGTTGTCTTACGAAACCATCAGGATAATGGGAACGCCCCGACGGCTGGCGGTCTACGTCAGCAGCTTGGCTGACCGGCAGGAGGATCGGGTTATTGAAAACCTCGGCCCCTCCCGAAAAGTTGCCTATGATGCTGAGGGAAAACCAACCAAAGCAGCAGTCGGTTTTGCCCGGGGACAGGGCATCGACCTGGACCAGCTGGAAATAGCAACCACCGAAAAAGGGGACTATCTCTGTGCCAGAAAAAAGGAAACCGGCCTGGCAACGGTCGATATCCTGGCAGCGGCGTTACCCGGTTTTGTTCAGAATATCCCCTTTCGTAAATCAATGCGCTGGAAAGACCTTGATCTCCGCTTTGCCCGGCCCGTGCACTGGCTGCTGGCACTGTTTGGTAAAACAGTTATCCCCTTCGACTTCGGCGAACTGCAATCGGAAAATTGTTCCCATGGGCACCGGTTCATGGCTCCGGGGCCGTTTGCCATCGATCACCCCGCTCACTACCTCGACCTCTGCCGACAGGCTAAGGTTATCGTTGATCCCACCGAACGCAAGGCTATGATTAAGGAGCAGCTGCTGGCCATTGAGCAGCAGGTTGACGGCACCATCATTGCCGATGACGACCTGTTGGAAACGGTCACCAATCTGGTGGAATATCCTGATGCAACCTGCGGTACCTTTGAGGAGCAGTTCCTCCGGCTTCCCGATGAAGTATTGATCACCGTTATGCGCCACCATCAGAAATATTTCAGCATCCGCAACCGCCAGGGCGAACTGATGCCCCATTTCGTCACCATCAACAATACCGTTGCCCATGACCGCCAGCTGGTGATCGCCGGCAACGAGCGGGTTCTGCGGGCTCGACTGAACGATGCCAACTTTTTCTACCAGGACGATCTGAAAGTTGACCTGGAATCCTTTGTTGAGCGGCTGAAGAATGTGGTTTTCCAGGCAAAGCTTGGCACCTCCTATGAAAAGATGACCCGCTTCCGCTCCCTGGCTGAAGACCTCGCCGTCCGGCTGTGCCCGGCTAAAAAAGAGCGGGTAAGCCGCACTGCCCTGCTCTGCAAGGCAGACCTGGAAAGCAGCATGGTCTATGAATTTGCCGACCTGCAGGGAATTATGGGACGCGAGTATGCCCGCGCGGCAAAGGAACATCCCGACGTCAGCCGCGGGATCTATGAACACTATTTGCCCGTCGCTGCAGGCGGCGCTTTGCCAACCGAAGACTGCGGTGCCCTGGTGAGTATTGCGGACAAGATTGACACCATTGTCGGCTGTTTTGGCATCGGCCTGCTGCCAACCGGCGGTGCGGACCCGTACGCCCTGCGCCGCCAGGCCCTTGGGATTATTCATATTATCAGTGACCGCCAGTATGAGCTTGACCTTTCCTGGCTGGTGGAAAAGTCCCTGGTTCTCCTGGCGGAAAAGATTGACCGGCCGGCCCAGCAGGTTGCACAGGAGGTGCTGGAGTTTATCAAAGGACGACTGTTCAACAACCTGACCGCCAAAGGCATTCCTGCCGGGGTGGTGGAAGCTGTTCTCCATGACGGGGTCAGCGATCTGGTGGAAGCCGGCAACAAGATTGCCGCCCTTGATCTTTTTCGCCACCGTGACGACTTTGAATTGCTGCTGGTAGCTTTCAAACGGGTTATGAACATCATCAAGGACGCCTCTCCTGCTGCACAGATTAATGAACAGCTCTTTGAAGAGGAAGCGGAACAACAACTTCACCAGGCATTTCTGCAGATTGATGCCGCATGCCGACAAGCCATTGCCGACCGGGATTATCCCCGGGCACTGGCAACCATGGCAGAGTTGAAACCGACCGTCGACCAGTTTTTCGATCAGGTTATGGTGATGGCCGAGGATGAAACGGTAAAAAAGAATCGCCTGGCTCTGCTGCAAGCCATTGCAACCATGTTCAAGCAGGTTGCCGATTTCGCCAGGCTCTAA
- a CDS encoding polyprenyl synthetase family protein codes for MTVITGINDVFQLIDDELKQTEAAYSSHLQTNVSLIPKISEHIILSGGKRLRPALLILTMNMLGGKPSSAITLAAVIEFIHTATLLHDDVVDQADMRRGLAAANTIWGNEASVLVGDFLFSTSFDLAVDQGNLKILKALSSATRRLAEGEILELMKTADVTTTENDYLAVIEGKTAILMAIACEIGALLADTDTAMQQMMKAFGLNLGMAFQMVDDVLDYTSREEELGKAIGIDLEEGKLTLPLIHTLNQATEKEKQQLHDIILADFVTKEDFVLVHRLISRYKGVEFTLQRAATHVAEAKNLLMPLPPSPFKEALLFLADYVLQRDR; via the coding sequence ATGACCGTTATCACCGGGATAAACGATGTGTTTCAGCTCATCGATGATGAGCTGAAACAGACCGAAGCTGCCTATTCCAGCCATCTGCAGACCAACGTTTCCCTCATTCCAAAAATAAGTGAACATATCATCTTAAGCGGGGGAAAGCGTTTGCGGCCGGCCCTGCTTATTCTGACCATGAACATGCTGGGGGGGAAACCCTCTTCAGCAATCACCCTGGCGGCGGTTATTGAATTCATCCACACCGCCACCCTGCTCCATGATGATGTTGTCGACCAGGCTGACATGCGCCGGGGACTGGCGGCCGCCAACACTATTTGGGGTAATGAGGCATCGGTCCTGGTGGGGGATTTTCTTTTTTCAACCTCTTTCGATCTGGCGGTTGACCAGGGAAATCTGAAAATCCTCAAAGCCCTCTCTTCCGCAACCCGCCGTTTGGCTGAAGGTGAAATCCTCGAACTGATGAAAACGGCCGATGTGACCACTACCGAAAACGATTATCTGGCGGTCATTGAGGGCAAAACCGCCATTCTTATGGCCATTGCCTGTGAAATCGGCGCCCTGCTGGCAGATACCGATACAGCGATGCAGCAGATGATGAAAGCCTTTGGCCTCAATCTGGGAATGGCTTTCCAGATGGTCGATGACGTGCTGGATTATACGTCACGGGAGGAAGAACTGGGTAAAGCAATCGGCATCGACCTCGAGGAGGGAAAACTTACCCTGCCGCTGATCCATACCCTGAACCAGGCAACCGAAAAAGAAAAACAGCAGCTGCATGACATTATTCTGGCTGACTTCGTCACCAAGGAAGATTTTGTTTTGGTCCATCGGCTGATCAGCCGTTATAAAGGAGTTGAATTCACCCTGCAGCGGGCCGCCACCCATGTCGCGGAAGCAAAGAACCTGCTCATGCCGCTGCCGCCGTCACCCTTCAAGGAAGCACTGCTTTTTCTCGCTGACTATGTCCTGCAGCGGGACCGTTAA